DNA sequence from the Alkaliphilus metalliredigens QYMF genome:
ACCAGTTTACAAGTTTGATTAAGCTACCCAATCCTTATTGAGGAAGCCCTGAACAGATTCTTTAATTTTAGAATAAACTCCTGACTTCAGAACATAAATTCAGAACAAATGATGAGTAAATGTTTAAATTTGAACATTTCTCATTATTTTTTTGTTTATTTACGCCCACGACTTGTCGTGGTGAATAATATGATGTATAATGTAGTTAGAGGGATTTTATGGAGGGATTGTGCATGTATATTAGTAAATCTAAAAGACCAAATGGTAAGTATTTCATATCAATTGCTAAGGGGATTAGAGATCCTGAAACTAAGAAATCAAAAAAAATTCAGATTAAAGGTTTTGGTACTCATGATTTGGATTCTAAATCAGGTAAGAAAGCTCTTGTGCAAGCTGAAGCTGAGCTAAAAGAAATGATTAGACTAGATGAAGCTTCTCGAGGATTTGAAAACTTTGAAGATTTTATTGTATCCATGTCAAAAGATAAGCTTTCTCTTAAGCATAAAAATATTGGCTATCTACCATACTTAGAAATCTTTAACCAATTGAAATTACAAAGTTTCTTTTCTAAGATGGTCAAAGACTCTAAACTTGATTATTCTTTTAGCGATATGATGTTCTATCAAGTACTTGGTAGATTATTCAATCCTTCTAGTAAGCTTGAAGTAGCTACTAGAAAGGATGATTTCCTGTATGATTTTAATTTTGTAAATAACGATAATATTTATTCCTCTTTGGATGTTTTTTCTGGATTTAATAAACATAAATCTAAAGCGTTACAAGATGGCATTCAAGTCATAAACGATATGGAGATTCTCTTAGATACCGTTGATTCAGAGGCTAAAAAAATATTAGAAACTAACATAAACAATACCTCTCACGAATTAGAAGAACTAATAACGTCTTATGATAGTAATTTTGAAATGAATGAAAACAAACTTTTCAAACATCTCAATAAACATATGGAAAAGATTGTTCCAGAAAGAAATATATCTTTAGCCTTTTATGACTGCACAACCTATTACTTTGAGTCTTTTGATGAAGACGGTTTTAGAGAAAGAGGCATGAGTAAGGATAATAAAAGAAATGAAACACAAGTGGTTATGGGTTTATTAATAGACACAAATGGCATCCCTATTTCCTATAGGCTTTTCAAAGGCAACAAACATGAATTACATACCATGAAAGAGGTCATTGACGATATATTAAATAATTACACCATAAAAGAAATTATTATCGTTGCTGACAGAGGCTTAAATTCAAGGGCTAACTTAGAAATGATCCGTGGCAAAGGGCTTAACTACATTGTAGGTTCTAAGGGCAGTGCAGTGCCTAAAGATCTAAAAGAGAAGAAATTCAATTCATCTTGGAACATCACTTCTAAAGCCGAGGCTAAATATAAAAGCGGCTATATCACCAGTAAAAGAAAAGTGAGTCACAATGATGAAACCTATGATGAATTAATCATAAAAAAATATTCAGATGTCTACAAAGAACGGGAGATGTTTAAACAAGATAAAATGCTTGAAAGAGCGAAAAAAAATATAAAAGATTTTACAATTAATTCAACAACTAAATCTAAAAGCAAGTATTACAAAGCTGTTGATAATCCTAAAGAGAAAATAAACATTGAGATCGATGAAGAAAAAATTAAACAAGAACAAGAGAATTTCGGATATTTTTACATCGTTACCAATAAAGTAGAGATGAATCCAGCAGATATAATGGTGGCTTATAAATCCCTGTATAAAATTGAAGAGTCCTTCAGAATATTAAAAACAAATTTAAAAGCAAGACCTGTGTATCACTTTAAAGAACGAAGAATCCGGTCACATTTTTTAATTTGTTATTTGGCCTTAGTCATCCAGAGAGTATTAGAGTATAAATTAGAAGAGAAAAACGTTGAAATATCTACCCATGAAATAATCAATGGTCTAGAAGGGTTTGTTATAGATGAGATTGATTACAAAGTAGACAAATTATATATGATCTCAGACAAATTATTTAAGAGCAAAATAAACCAAGACATATTTAAAATTGAAAAGAATGTTCTACTGAGTAATGAAATCTCCAATATAATTAAAAAGATGTAGTGAGTGCAAAACAAAAATAAAAAGTACTGAAACCTCTGTAAACAGATGGCTTCAGCACTTTTTATTATGAATGATGTTCCGAAGTCAGGTTAAAGAATAAAGTATAACACCAGTTTACAAGTTTGATTAAGCTACCCAATCCTTATTGAGGAAGCCCTGAACAGATTCTTTAATTTTAGAATAAACTTTAGCACTTTCGAAGCTCAATACGAAACTGTCAAATATTAATTCTTTTGTAATTTTAACGCCTACAGCTCTTTTGATCAATTGTGGACTTTTGAATTGATACTTTTCGTATCTTCTGCCCATGAAAGGTAACAAACAAGCAAAAGTATATGCTACAAACAATAGATTAACATATCTTTCTATCGCGGCCTTGTTTCTAACCATATAGTTACCGAAGGACCAAAAGAATTTATGTTGGTAAAACATCACCTCGATGTTCCGTCGCATTCGATAAGTAGTCAGTATTTTACTTATGTATTCATCTTCATTTTGATCATTCAATGCTCCTTTGCTATTTAGGGCGGTATTTATAGTTTTAATTTCATCAGGATTGATACTGCTAATAAAAACTCTTATGGATGAAAATGCTTCAATATCTGTTGTCGTTACTGTAACGTAGATAGAATATTCAAATAGATTAGTCATTACTTTCTTTTCAGCAACATAGTATTCACCTATCTTAGTATAGGGAAATTCTCTGGCGTTTAGTTTTCTACCTTTTTTCCTAGGTCTCCCTCTTTTCCCCGTAGGGGTTGGAGGAAGATCATTTATTGCGGTATCATGTCGTACTGCTGCTACTATCTCTAAATTGTCAAATTCTTTAACCGTGTCTAGGATAGCTCCTTTGCTATATCAGCTATCACACAGTAAAATTACTTGAAACATTTCAAGTTGAGGCATAATACACTTAATTATTTGTGATGCCATTTCAAGTTTGTTCTGCTCCTTCGAATACAGGCGATAGCCTATTGGTATGCTTAAGTACTTCACTTTATTTTGGCAATATAAAGGAATATTTAGTACTACAGATACAAAGCAATGTCCTTTAAGGTATTGACTTCCTGTCTTTCTTGTATGGTCAAAGTGTTTAGCATAACAATCAAATTTATTGCCATATTTAGATTGAAGGGTATCATCAATTGTTATAAATAATGTACTCTCTCTTAATTCTTCTGGTATCAA
Encoded proteins:
- a CDS encoding IS1634 family transposase — translated: MYISKSKRPNGKYFISIAKGIRDPETKKSKKIQIKGFGTHDLDSKSGKKALVQAEAELKEMIRLDEASRGFENFEDFIVSMSKDKLSLKHKNIGYLPYLEIFNQLKLQSFFSKMVKDSKLDYSFSDMMFYQVLGRLFNPSSKLEVATRKDDFLYDFNFVNNDNIYSSLDVFSGFNKHKSKALQDGIQVINDMEILLDTVDSEAKKILETNINNTSHELEELITSYDSNFEMNENKLFKHLNKHMEKIVPERNISLAFYDCTTYYFESFDEDGFRERGMSKDNKRNETQVVMGLLIDTNGIPISYRLFKGNKHELHTMKEVIDDILNNYTIKEIIIVADRGLNSRANLEMIRGKGLNYIVGSKGSAVPKDLKEKKFNSSWNITSKAEAKYKSGYITSKRKVSHNDETYDELIIKKYSDVYKEREMFKQDKMLERAKKNIKDFTINSTTKSKSKYYKAVDNPKEKINIEIDEEKIKQEQENFGYFYIVTNKVEMNPADIMVAYKSLYKIEESFRILKTNLKARPVYHFKERRIRSHFLICYLALVIQRVLEYKLEEKNVEISTHEIINGLEGFVIDEIDYKVDKLYMISDKLFKSKINQDIFKIEKNVLLSNEISNIIKKM